A DNA window from Elusimicrobiota bacterium contains the following coding sequences:
- the miaB gene encoding tRNA (N6-isopentenyl adenosine(37)-C2)-methylthiotransferase MiaB, which produces MKFYVETFGCQMNVADSQEMGRRLAARGFAPTEEPAEADVILVNTCTVRDHAEHKALSYLGRLTPWKSQDPSRCVILAGCAAERLQGTIRRRFPHVSVVVGAKSIDRFDELVDAALPSLAYDGEGEALDAWGWMTGAAGTPSSVTAHVTLMRGCNFSCSYCVVPQVRGREKYRPAASLLAEVREKAARGQPEILLLGQTVNSYRPAGPNPGPDGREIRDFADLLRAVAVEPGVRRIRFMSPHPHHVDDRFVAAVAETPSVCPHLHLPAQSGSDRLLPLMRRNYSRRDYVEKAARLRRAVPGLALTTDLIVGFPGETEEDFAETLSLVREVDFDGAYTFKYSPRPGTVSASRTDDVSIEVKEERLARLREWTDRLAEQKTAAQVGARTEALIEARRGDALEARTPHSRKIFIENSNAPVGALVDCRVVRADGKNLYGTPCP; this is translated from the coding sequence ATGAAATTTTACGTCGAAACCTTCGGCTGTCAGATGAACGTGGCGGACAGCCAGGAAATGGGCCGCCGCCTGGCGGCCCGGGGATTCGCCCCGACCGAAGAACCGGCCGAGGCCGACGTGATCCTGGTCAACACCTGCACCGTTCGGGACCACGCCGAACACAAAGCCCTCTCTTATTTGGGCCGGCTCACCCCTTGGAAAAGCCAGGACCCCAGCCGGTGCGTCATTTTGGCCGGGTGCGCCGCCGAACGACTGCAGGGGACCATCCGGCGACGGTTTCCCCACGTCTCGGTGGTGGTCGGCGCCAAATCCATCGACCGCTTTGACGAGCTGGTGGACGCCGCCCTCCCGTCCCTGGCCTACGACGGCGAAGGGGAAGCTCTGGACGCCTGGGGCTGGATGACGGGCGCCGCCGGAACGCCGTCCTCGGTCACGGCCCACGTGACCCTCATGCGGGGATGCAACTTTTCCTGCAGTTATTGCGTCGTCCCCCAAGTGCGGGGGCGGGAAAAATACCGCCCCGCGGCGAGTTTGCTGGCGGAGGTGCGGGAAAAGGCCGCCCGGGGCCAACCGGAAATTCTCCTGCTGGGTCAAACGGTCAATTCCTACCGACCCGCGGGCCCCAACCCCGGTCCCGACGGCCGCGAGATCCGGGACTTCGCCGATCTGCTTCGGGCCGTGGCGGTCGAGCCGGGCGTCCGGCGGATCCGGTTCATGAGCCCGCACCCCCACCACGTGGACGATCGATTTGTGGCCGCCGTGGCGGAAACCCCCTCCGTCTGCCCGCACCTCCATTTGCCCGCCCAATCGGGGTCGGACCGGCTCTTGCCCCTCATGCGCCGAAATTACTCCCGTCGGGATTACGTGGAAAAAGCGGCCCGGCTGCGCCGGGCGGTTCCGGGCCTGGCCCTCACCACCGACCTCATCGTCGGTTTCCCCGGGGAAACCGAAGAGGACTTCGCGGAGACGTTGTCCCTCGTGCGGGAAGTGGATTTTGACGGGGCCTACACGTTCAAATATTCGCCCCGCCCGGGAACGGTCTCCGCGTCCCGGACCGATGACGTTTCCATCGAGGTCAAGGAAGAACGATTGGCGCGTTTGCGCGAATGGACCGACCGTTTGGCGGAGCAAAAAACCGCGGCGCAGGTGGGCGCCCGAACGGAAGCGTTGATCGAAGCCCGTCGGGGCGACGCGCTCGAAGCCCGAACCCCCCACAGCCGTAAAATTTTCATCGAAAATTCCAACGCCCCGGTGGGCGCCCTCGTGGACTGTCGGGTGGTCCGAGCCGATGGGAAGAACCTTTACGGGACCCCGTGCCCATGA
- a CDS encoding lytic transglycosylase domain-containing protein, producing MTPGLKRRPRRWAFIVPALALLIPLAVPARFYWQVTRPLIHKDAIDLYAGQYGIDPLFVLALVRVESGFAPSARSHRGAIGLMQLMPDTAREMAVRVGENPSTLNLEEPDINIHLGVHYLSLLRKEFGEDEVSLLAAYNAGPTNTRAWRGNGSLSTRDIPFPETRFFVTRVQRTHRWLRRLQAVKRFFHV from the coding sequence ATGACCCCCGGTCTCAAACGACGCCCCCGCCGCTGGGCCTTTATTGTTCCGGCGTTGGCCCTCCTGATTCCCTTGGCCGTTCCCGCTCGGTTTTATTGGCAGGTCACCCGTCCCCTGATCCACAAAGACGCCATCGACCTCTACGCCGGGCAATACGGCATCGACCCGTTGTTCGTTTTGGCCCTCGTCCGCGTCGAATCGGGTTTCGCTCCCTCGGCACGTTCCCACCGGGGCGCCATCGGCCTCATGCAACTCATGCCGGACACCGCCCGGGAGATGGCCGTCCGGGTGGGGGAAAACCCCTCGACGCTTAATCTGGAGGAACCGGACATCAACATCCATTTGGGCGTTCACTATCTTTCCCTCCTGAGAAAAGAATTCGGCGAGGACGAAGTGTCCCTTCTGGCGGCCTACAACGCGGGCCCGACCAACACCCGGGCGTGGCGGGGCAACGGCTCCCTGTCCACCCGGGACATTCCCTTCCCCGAAACCCGCTTTTTTGTGACCCGCGTCCAACGCACCCATCGCTGGCTCCGGCGGCTTCAAGCGGTGAAACGGTTTTTCCATGTCTGA
- the mutS gene encoding DNA mismatch repair protein MutS: protein MSEPAAAPTATPIMRQYQALKTQNPDAILFFRLGDFYELFEDDARRAAPILELVLTQRQGIPMCGLPHHALPGYLGKLLKRGWRVAIAEQMEDPATTKGMVRRDVVRVVTPGTVLEEELLSAKQNNFLAAVWPGRGTSPWGLAWTDMSTGELSFAALPGSAGVADELSRWDPRETLWPAGGPAPEDQRPVTRVDAASFLPDSALRRAPTLFGVRSFDGYGLPADHPALPAVAALFNYIERNQAAALNALRPPRAHAPARFMTLDALALRRLDLFPPDNGGDPQRPTALWNLLDHTGTAMGGRRLKAWMLNPLMDLDAIAARQDRVDFLLTHGRLRRAVGDLLRETADVERVLSRLTAGTASGRDLGALRRTLRQAPDLEKTLCSGGEPLAGQHPLGDLARTFQVPSGPRELLEKALAEDPPQRLQDGGVIRDGYSAPLDEWRQLARHGRGWISDLERTEREKTGIGSLKIGFTSVFGYYLEVSKVNLAKVPPEWIRKQTLTNAERFVTPELKAHEEKVLSAEEKAKALERDLLAELRQKILAHRESLIRLAEGLAETDALASLAEAAERGHWTRPRLTNDPVLRLEGARHPVVERMLEATGGGAFVPNDLELDGADRQLLLVTGPNMGGKSTYLRQTGLIVLLAQMGSYVPAARATVGIVDRIFTRIGAGDNLAAGASTFLVEMQEVASILHNATPRSLVILDEVGRGTSTYDGVAVAWAVAEHLAGRGAAGPRTLFATHYFELTELPDRFPRIANAHAAVREWTKPDGKIDLVLLHEVRPGPAERSFGVHVAQMAGLPADCVTRAAALLAALEKGDARLPVRPAGNGQMDLFSNHPVLEALRALDPERLTPLEALQKLAELKKGL from the coding sequence ATGTCTGAACCCGCCGCCGCGCCCACCGCCACGCCCATCATGCGTCAGTACCAGGCCCTCAAAACCCAAAACCCGGACGCGATCCTTTTTTTCCGCCTGGGCGACTTCTACGAATTGTTCGAAGACGACGCCCGCCGGGCGGCGCCCATTCTCGAGCTCGTGTTGACCCAACGCCAGGGGATTCCCATGTGCGGCCTCCCGCACCACGCCTTGCCGGGGTACCTGGGCAAATTGCTCAAGCGGGGTTGGCGCGTGGCCATCGCCGAGCAAATGGAAGACCCGGCGACCACCAAAGGCATGGTGCGGCGGGACGTCGTGCGCGTGGTGACGCCCGGCACCGTGCTGGAGGAAGAATTGTTGTCGGCCAAACAAAATAATTTTTTGGCCGCCGTTTGGCCGGGGCGGGGGACCTCGCCTTGGGGGCTCGCCTGGACCGACATGTCCACCGGCGAATTGTCCTTCGCGGCCCTTCCGGGGAGCGCCGGCGTGGCCGACGAACTGTCCCGGTGGGACCCCCGGGAAACTCTGTGGCCGGCCGGCGGCCCCGCGCCCGAGGATCAACGCCCGGTCACCCGCGTGGACGCCGCCTCTTTCCTGCCGGACTCCGCCCTTCGCCGGGCGCCGACGCTTTTCGGGGTTCGCTCCTTCGACGGCTACGGACTTCCGGCGGACCATCCGGCCCTTCCCGCGGTGGCGGCTCTGTTCAATTACATCGAACGCAACCAGGCCGCGGCCCTGAACGCCCTCCGCCCGCCCCGGGCCCACGCTCCGGCCCGGTTCATGACCCTGGACGCCCTGGCCCTCCGCCGCTTGGACCTTTTTCCGCCCGACAACGGCGGCGACCCCCAACGGCCCACCGCCCTCTGGAATTTGTTGGACCACACGGGCACGGCCATGGGCGGACGACGACTCAAAGCCTGGATGTTAAACCCCTTGATGGATTTGGACGCCATCGCCGCCCGGCAGGACCGGGTGGATTTTTTACTGACCCACGGCCGTCTCCGGCGCGCCGTGGGCGACCTGCTGCGCGAAACGGCCGACGTGGAACGCGTCCTCTCCCGGCTTACGGCGGGAACGGCCTCCGGGCGGGACCTCGGCGCCCTGCGCCGAACCCTCCGCCAAGCGCCGGATCTGGAGAAAACCCTCTGTTCCGGCGGAGAACCGCTGGCGGGCCAACACCCGCTCGGGGATCTGGCCCGAACCTTCCAGGTTCCCTCGGGCCCCCGGGAATTGCTCGAGAAGGCGCTGGCCGAAGATCCGCCCCAGCGCCTGCAGGACGGCGGCGTCATCCGGGACGGTTATTCCGCGCCTTTGGACGAATGGCGGCAGCTCGCGCGCCATGGGCGGGGCTGGATTTCCGATTTGGAACGGACCGAACGGGAAAAAACGGGGATCGGCTCCCTTAAAATCGGATTCACCTCGGTCTTCGGCTATTACCTCGAGGTCTCCAAGGTCAATTTGGCCAAGGTGCCCCCCGAATGGATCCGAAAACAAACCCTGACGAACGCGGAGCGCTTTGTGACGCCGGAACTCAAAGCCCACGAGGAAAAGGTCCTCAGCGCGGAGGAAAAAGCCAAGGCCCTGGAACGGGACCTTTTGGCCGAATTGCGCCAGAAAATTTTGGCTCACCGGGAATCCCTCATTCGCCTGGCGGAGGGGTTGGCCGAAACCGACGCGTTGGCTTCCCTGGCGGAAGCGGCCGAACGCGGCCATTGGACGCGGCCCCGATTGACGAACGACCCCGTGTTGCGACTGGAAGGCGCCCGCCATCCGGTGGTGGAGCGAATGCTCGAGGCCACGGGCGGCGGCGCCTTCGTGCCCAACGACCTGGAGCTGGACGGCGCCGACCGGCAACTTCTCCTGGTCACGGGCCCCAACATGGGGGGAAAATCCACGTATCTTCGGCAGACGGGCCTGATCGTCCTTTTGGCCCAAATGGGCTCCTACGTCCCCGCCGCCCGGGCCACGGTGGGGATCGTCGACCGGATCTTCACGCGCATCGGCGCGGGGGACAATTTGGCCGCGGGGGCGTCGACTTTTCTCGTTGAAATGCAGGAGGTGGCGAGCATCCTCCACAACGCCACGCCCCGAAGCTTGGTGATCCTGGACGAAGTCGGGCGCGGGACCTCCACCTACGACGGCGTGGCCGTCGCCTGGGCGGTGGCGGAGCACCTGGCCGGGCGGGGCGCGGCCGGCCCGCGAACTCTTTTTGCCACGCACTATTTCGAGTTGACCGAATTGCCGGACCGGTTTCCGCGCATCGCCAACGCCCACGCGGCCGTCCGGGAGTGGACGAAACCCGATGGCAAAATCGACCTGGTGCTCCTGCACGAAGTGCGGCCGGGGCCCGCCGAACGCTCCTTCGGCGTTCACGTGGCCCAAATGGCCGGACTTCCCGCCGACTGCGTGACGCGCGCCGCGGCTCTCCTGGCGGCCCTCGAGAAGGGGGACGCCCGGCTGCCCGTGCGGCCCGCCGGCAACGGGCAAATGGATTTGTTTTCCAACCACCCCGTGTTGGAAGCGCTCCGCGCCCTGGACCCCGAACGCTTGACGCCCCTCGAGGCCCTTCAGAAATTGGCGGAACTGAAAAAAGGATTGTAA
- a CDS encoding PilZ domain-containing protein, which produces MKPDNRRHKRFPVLKDMAEPVDLFVMDQPPREVPAVLTNLSAGGMALVVFAHVSGDAKLKILLDVHGLENLELQGRVAWTEVKGDTTAIGVRFDHLSHDTVHRITKMAEDFQDCELKISFGLKDVCFRQCAYWTLCGKPVKLKH; this is translated from the coding sequence TTGAAGCCCGACAACCGACGACACAAACGCTTTCCCGTTTTAAAAGACATGGCCGAGCCGGTGGACCTGTTCGTCATGGACCAGCCGCCCCGGGAGGTCCCCGCCGTCCTCACGAACCTGTCCGCCGGCGGCATGGCCCTGGTCGTCTTTGCCCACGTGTCCGGCGACGCCAAACTCAAAATTCTGCTCGACGTCCACGGCCTGGAAAACCTCGAGCTCCAGGGCCGCGTGGCCTGGACCGAAGTCAAAGGCGACACCACCGCCATCGGCGTCCGCTTCGACCACCTTTCCCACGACACCGTCCACCGCATCACCAAAATGGCCGAAGACTTCCAGGATTGCGAACTCAAGATCTCCTTCGGGCTCAAAGACGTCTGCTTCCGGCAATGCGCCTATTGGACCCTCTGCGGCAAACCCGTTAAGTTGAAGCATTGA
- the mutL gene encoding DNA mismatch repair endonuclease MutL — protein sequence MKNKVRKLPDDIVRGIAAGEVVERPASVLKELLENAVDAGARRLEIEWRDAGRRRLRVTDDGGGMTPDDARLALERHATSKIAALADLETLSTYGFRGEALPSIAAVSRFGLSTRSADGEGWSIALEAGRPLREGPAGVPPGTTITVDDLFFAVPARLKFLKSDATERALLLRTVEDVALAEPGLELRILSEDRPPLVLPAVPVSDREALRDRLARLWGADRARTLKPVESRGANMSVSGWVSDVLSAQPTGRYQRFFINRRPVVSRRLSHALYDAYRGRLPIGKHPAAVLVLHIDPEFVDVNVHPTKKDVRLSHEDQVHGFVSRAVQEALSRDVHTAPAFAPAAGRAESAEVRPAPFAFPRPPSLTETRAAFEFQQPLTPAPPNAEAGDGGFSREWFQAAAFAPLAQIYGTYVLAQAGGEFFIFDQHAAAERALYERLTADAETGARQGLLLPWVWEPASEAAALLTEQRPAFESLGFRLEAFGAASFRVTAVPAALGDSPRVREVLEGLADDLTSGKIPRGLEALRVRAACRGSLMAGAVLSAPEMAGVIGRLQGCQSPWTCPHGRPTFLRLTNEDLAKRFRRM from the coding sequence TTGAAGAACAAAGTTCGAAAGCTGCCGGACGACATCGTCCGGGGCATTGCGGCGGGCGAGGTCGTGGAGCGGCCCGCCTCCGTCCTCAAGGAACTCCTCGAAAACGCCGTGGACGCGGGCGCCCGGCGCCTCGAAATCGAATGGCGGGACGCCGGACGGCGCCGCCTGCGGGTGACCGACGACGGCGGGGGCATGACCCCCGACGACGCGCGGCTCGCCCTCGAACGCCACGCCACCTCCAAAATCGCCGCGCTGGCGGACCTCGAAACCCTGTCGACCTACGGATTTCGGGGGGAAGCCCTTCCCTCCATCGCCGCCGTTTCCCGCTTTGGCTTGTCCACCCGCTCCGCCGACGGCGAAGGCTGGTCCATCGCCCTGGAAGCCGGCCGACCATTGCGCGAAGGCCCGGCGGGCGTTCCCCCGGGGACCACGATCACCGTCGACGACCTCTTTTTTGCCGTGCCCGCGCGCTTGAAATTTTTAAAATCCGACGCCACCGAACGGGCCCTCCTTCTCCGCACCGTGGAAGATGTCGCCCTGGCCGAACCGGGCCTGGAACTGCGAATCCTTTCCGAGGACCGCCCGCCCTTGGTCCTGCCCGCCGTGCCGGTGAGCGACCGCGAAGCCCTGCGGGATCGTCTGGCGCGCCTGTGGGGCGCCGACCGCGCCCGGACTCTTAAACCCGTCGAATCCCGGGGCGCCAACATGAGCGTGTCGGGCTGGGTGTCCGACGTTTTGAGCGCCCAACCGACGGGCCGCTACCAACGATTTTTTATCAATCGCCGCCCCGTGGTCAGCCGCCGCCTGTCCCACGCCCTCTACGACGCCTATCGGGGACGGCTGCCCATCGGCAAACACCCCGCGGCGGTGCTGGTCCTCCACATCGACCCGGAATTCGTCGACGTCAATGTCCACCCCACCAAGAAGGACGTTCGTCTTTCCCACGAAGACCAAGTGCACGGGTTCGTGAGCCGCGCCGTCCAGGAGGCCCTTTCCCGGGACGTGCACACCGCCCCGGCCTTCGCCCCCGCGGCGGGGCGCGCGGAGTCGGCGGAGGTCCGCCCGGCCCCCTTCGCTTTTCCCCGTCCGCCCTCCCTCACGGAAACCCGGGCGGCCTTTGAATTTCAGCAACCGTTGACCCCCGCCCCGCCCAACGCCGAGGCCGGCGACGGGGGCTTTTCCCGGGAGTGGTTTCAAGCGGCCGCCTTCGCCCCCCTGGCCCAAATTTACGGGACGTACGTGCTGGCTCAAGCGGGGGGGGAATTCTTCATTTTCGACCAACACGCCGCGGCCGAACGGGCCCTCTACGAACGGCTGACCGCCGACGCCGAAACCGGCGCCCGACAGGGACTCCTTCTTCCCTGGGTGTGGGAGCCGGCGTCGGAAGCGGCCGCCCTCCTAACGGAGCAACGCCCCGCCTTTGAATCGCTCGGGTTCCGGTTGGAGGCCTTCGGCGCGGCGTCCTTTCGCGTCACCGCGGTGCCCGCCGCCCTGGGGGATTCGCCCCGGGTGCGGGAAGTTCTGGAAGGGTTGGCCGACGATTTGACCTCGGGAAAAATTCCCCGGGGACTCGAAGCCCTTCGCGTGCGCGCCGCCTGCCGGGGGTCCTTGATGGCCGGCGCCGTTCTCTCCGCTCCGGAAATGGCCGGGGTCATCGGCCGGCTGCAGGGGTGCCAAAGCCCCTGGACCTGCCCCCACGGACGGCCCACGTTCCTCCGACTGACCAACGAAGACCTGGCAAAACGATTCCGCCGGATGTAG
- a CDS encoding Glu/Leu/Phe/Val dehydrogenase, translating into MTPPTLWDQALAQLDRGAQRLGLEPYIVERLRHPKRILEVSVPVRRDDGSVKVFRGYRVQHNVDRGPAKGGIRYHPDVSLDDVSALAFWMTMKCALVNLPYGGAKGGVVCDPKTLSEGELERLTRRYASEISILIGPDKDIPAPDMNTNEKIMGWIMDTYSSQVGHSVPGVVTGKPVEIGGTLGRREATGRGVFFIVQELARVKNWQLKDLRIAVQGFGNVGSNAARILREAGARIVGISDATGGVADPKGIDIDDARRHSEKETLSTYRKGRAITNRELLELDCDVLIPAALENQITAEVAPRVKARFIVEGANGPTTTEADRLLNERGVTVVPDILANAGGVTVSYFEWVQDLQAFFWDEEEVRGRLRAILLRAFQEVWRVAGENKTDLRLAAFLVALDRLAKAIRQRGLFP; encoded by the coding sequence ATGACGCCACCGACTCTGTGGGACCAAGCTCTTGCCCAGTTGGACCGCGGCGCTCAACGCCTCGGGCTCGAACCCTACATCGTCGAACGCCTCCGCCACCCCAAACGCATCCTGGAAGTGTCCGTCCCCGTCCGACGGGACGACGGCTCCGTGAAGGTTTTTCGGGGTTACCGCGTCCAGCACAACGTGGACCGGGGACCCGCCAAAGGCGGCATCCGCTACCACCCGGACGTGTCTTTGGACGACGTTTCCGCCCTCGCCTTTTGGATGACCATGAAGTGCGCCTTGGTCAACCTTCCCTACGGCGGGGCCAAAGGCGGAGTGGTCTGCGATCCCAAAACCCTTTCCGAGGGGGAATTGGAACGCCTGACGCGCCGCTACGCCTCCGAAATTTCCATTTTAATCGGCCCCGACAAGGACATTCCCGCCCCCGACATGAACACCAACGAGAAAATCATGGGTTGGATCATGGACACCTACTCCTCCCAAGTGGGCCATTCGGTCCCCGGGGTCGTCACGGGCAAACCCGTGGAAATCGGCGGAACCCTGGGTCGTCGGGAAGCCACGGGCCGGGGGGTCTTCTTCATCGTTCAGGAATTGGCCCGGGTGAAAAATTGGCAGCTCAAGGACTTGCGCATCGCGGTTCAGGGCTTCGGCAACGTCGGTTCCAACGCGGCCCGCATCTTGCGGGAAGCCGGGGCCCGCATCGTCGGAATTTCGGACGCCACGGGCGGCGTGGCGGACCCGAAGGGAATCGACATCGACGACGCTCGACGTCACAGCGAGAAAGAAACCCTGTCGACCTATCGGAAGGGACGGGCCATCACCAACCGGGAACTTCTGGAACTGGACTGCGACGTGCTGATTCCCGCCGCGCTGGAAAACCAGATCACGGCGGAGGTCGCGCCCCGGGTCAAAGCCCGGTTCATCGTCGAGGGAGCCAACGGCCCCACCACCACCGAGGCCGACCGGCTGCTGAACGAACGCGGGGTGACCGTGGTGCCCGACATTCTGGCCAACGCCGGCGGCGTCACCGTGAGTTATTTTGAGTGGGTCCAGGATTTGCAAGCGTTTTTTTGGGACGAAGAGGAAGTGCGCGGCCGACTGCGTGCCATCCTTTTGCGCGCCTTTCAGGAGGTCTGGCGGGTGGCCGGGGAAAACAAAACCGACCTTCGCCTGGCCGCGTTTCTCGTGGCCTTGGACCGTTTGGCCAAGGCGATTCGGCAGCGGGGCCTTTTTCCATGA